The Novosphingobium sp. Gsoil 351 genome contains the following window.
GCCCTCGATCGCGCCGAACACGCTTTTTCCGCGGAAGTCGCGCGCTTCGATGCGGACGACGTCGCCATACTTGAGGAACGGGGTGGCGGGCGCGCCGGTGCGGATCGTCTCGACCATGCGCTGCTCGGCGATGCACGAATAGCCGCGTCCGCCTTCGGCGACCGGACGTCCCGGCGAGCCGTCGGGGTCGCGGTTCGAGACCGTTCCCGATCCGATCAGCGTGCCTGCCCCGATCCGCCGGGTCTTGGCCAGATGCGCGATCAGCACGCCGAAATCGAAAGTGCACTCCTCGCCAGCCTCGGCCCGGCCGAAGGCTTGTCCGTTGATATCGACATGAAGCGGGAGGTGAAGCTTGCCGTCTCGCCATGCCTCGCCCAGCGCCGCGGGGGTGACGAACACCGGCGAGAAGTGGCTCGCCGGCTTGGCCTGGACGAAACCGAAGCCTTTCGCCAGTTCGCCCGGGATCAAGTTGCGCAAGCTGACGTCGTTGACCAGCCCGACCAGGCGGATGTGGTCGAGCGCCGCTTCGGGGGTAACGCCTTGCGGCACGTCGCCGGTGACCACCACGATCTCCGCCTCGCAATCGCAGCCCCAGGCCTCGTCGGCCAGCGTGATCGGATCGCGCGCGCCTCGCAAGTCGTCGCTCCCGCCCTGGTACATCAGCGGATCGGTCCAGAAGCTCTCCGGCAGCTGCGCTCCGCGCGCCTGACGGACGAGTTCGACATGGTTGACGTAAGCCGAGCCATCCACCCACTGAAAGGCACGGGGAAGGGGGGCGGCGGCCTCGCGCTCGTGAAACCGCAGCCTGGGGATCGCCTCGTGGGCCAGCTCGATGGCGAGCGAACCGACTTCGGGCGCGAGCCGCTCCCAATCATCGAGCAGGCCCTGCAGGGTCGGCACGATATGGCCAGCCTCGGCATACCAGGCGAGGTCGTCGGAAACCACGACCAGGCGCCCGTCGCGGCCCTGGGGAAGAGAGGCGAGCTTCATCCGGTTTCCCCGAGCATGGCGGTGGCCTGCCGGTCGAGCTTGCCCAGCGTGGCCTTGAGCAGGTCCGTCTCGCGCGCCGTCAGGCAGGCGAACAGCCGGGTCTCCATGTCGAGCGCCATCGGCATGATCTGTTCGAACATGTCGCGCCCGGCTGGGGTGAGTTCGAGGTGGTGCGAGCGGCCGTCGTGCGCGTTGGGGCTGCGCGCGGCGAGCCCGCGTTCCTCCAGCACCTTGCACGCGCGGTTGACCGCGACCTTGTCCATCCGCGTCGCGCCGACCAGCGCGCGCTGGGTCAGCGCCCCCGCGTCGCCGAGCACTGCCATCACCCGCCACTCGGGAATCTTCAGGCCGAAACGCGAGCGATAGCGCCCCGCGATCAGGTCGCTGACGATGTTGGTCGTCACCGACAGGCGATAGGGCATGAAATCGGCCAGGCGGGTGCTGTTCGCGGGCATGGCCTCGTTACTACTGCAACCGGTGAACGGCGCAAGCGTTGCAGTCTAGCCGGCGCGCACCGCCTCGGGCGCGGCGCGGGCGACGGGATCGAGCGCGCGCGCCGCGGCATCGATCCGCACCAGCCGGGGGTAAGGCGTGAGATCGAGTTCGAACCGGCGCGCGTTGTACATCTGCGGGACCAGGCAAACATCTGCCAGGTCGGGCATGTCGCCACCGAACAGCCCCGCTTCCGGCGCCATCCGTTCCAGCGCGGCGAACCCTTCGGCGATCCAGCGCTGGACCCACAGGCGGACTTGCTCCTCGCTCGCGCCGAAATCGCTGCGCAAGGCGTTGAGGATGCGCATGTTGTTCACCGGGTGGATGTCGGCGGCAACGATCAAGGCCTGGGCCAGGGTGCGCGCCCGCCGCGCCGGGTCGGCGGAGACCATCGCCGGGGTCTTATGCGTCGCGTCGAGATAGTCGATGATCGCGAGGCTCTGGGTGAGGACGTGCCCGTCGATCTCCAGCGTGGGGACCAGGCCCTGCGGATTGAGAGCGGTGTAGTCGTCGTGCTTGTGTTCGCCGCCGATCATGTCCAGCGGAAGGCCGCGCCAGAGTATGCCCTTCAGGTTGAGGACGATCCGCACCCGGTACGCGGCGGACGAGCGCCAGTAGTCGTGCAGCACCGCCTCGCCCATCAGGCCCTGATGCCCGCCATGATCAGGTCGATGATGTGCGCCTTGTAGCGATCGCGCAGTTCCGCGGTCAGGGTGTCCTGATCGAAGCAGTGGCGCAGCACCAGGCGTGCGGAGAAAAAGCGGTCGGCGGCGCCGGTGGCGCTGAAATAGAACAGCTGCGGATCGATCGGGCGGAAGACCTTGGCGCGCACCCCTTCGCTGATCAGCCGGTCGTAGGCGTCCTGGAGCGGGGTGAGATAGGTCTCGGCGATCCGCCTCGCCTCTTCGGGATCGCTGTCGCGCACCAGCCGCATCAGGAGGCGGTTGAGATAGGGCGTCGCGTAATAGGTATCGACCATCTTGCCCAGATGCAGGCTCAGCTTGGCCTCCGGGTCCATGTCCTTGCGCAACAGGGCATCGACGCTGTGAGTGATCGCGGCCATGTCGCGATCGAGCAGCGCCTTCATCAGCCCGGCCTTGTTGCCGAAGTAGTATTTCACGAGCGCTGAATTGAGGCCGGAGCGCAAGCTGAGTTCGGACAACGAGATGTCGACGATGTCGCCCTCGCGCATGATCGCGCTGGCGGTTTCGAGCAGCAGCGCCCGCGCCCCGGGGCTGTCGGCCTGAAGAGGAAGCACCTCGCTCATTCGTATTTCGCTTCGTCCCACCACGGATAGAAGTCAGGCATATCGCTGCTGACCTTGCCGGGGAAGGCGGGAGGCCGCTTGGCGAGGAAGCTTTGCACACCTTCCGCGGCGTCGGCGCTTTTCGACAGGCGATAGATCGCGCGGCTATCCACCCGGTGCGCGGCCATCGGGTGATCCTGGGCCGCATTGCGCCACAACATCGCGCGGGTCATCGCGACCGAAACCGCGCTGGTGTTGTCGGCGATCTCGCGGGCGATGGCGCGGGCCGCGTCCATCAGTTCGGCCTGGGGGTGAACGGAGCGGACGAGCCCGCCGTCGAGGGCTTCCTGCGCGCCGAAGATGCGCGCGGTGTAGCACCATTCGAGCGCCTGCTGGATGCCCACCAGGCGCGGCAGGAACCAGCTCGAGGCCGCTTCGGGCACGATCCCGCGGCGGGCGAAGACGAAGCCGTAGCGGGCGTTGTCCGAAGCGAGGCGGATGTCCATCGCGAGCTGCATGGTCACCCCGATGCCCACCGCGGCGCCGTTGCACGCGGCGATCACCGGCTTCTTCGATTCGTAGATGCGCAGCGTCAGCCGCCCGCCGCCATCGCGCACCTCCTCGCTTCCCAGGTCGGCTTCCTGGCCGGGCGCGGAAAACACCTGTCCGCCGCCTTCAGGAGTCAGGTCGGCCCCGGCGCAGAACGCCCGCTCGCCGTGTCCGGTGACGATCACCGCGCGCACCGCGTCGTCGGCATCGCTGCGGTCGAACGCGGCGATGAGCTCGGCCATCATCGTCCGGGTGAAGGCGTTCATCTTGTCCGGGCGGTGCAGGGTGATCGTGGCGATGCCGTCGGCGACTTCGTACAGGATCTGAGTGAAGTCGCTCATGCGTTCTTCTCCTTGGACCACATGGACCACAGTCCAGGGTTTAAAAAACCGGCGCCCCCCGCCCCGCTCGAAAAAGCGGGGAAGGACGCGCCGGAAATCGTCATCGTTGCGCGCCTAACCAATTGCGCACCAAGTAGGAAAACGAATTCTCGCAGACCCGCGCGGCCGCCCTTCGCATCAGCGCGGGGCCATCCGGATCGCGCCGTCGAGCCGGACGTCCTCGCCGTTGAAATAGCCGCACTCGATCATCGTCAGCGCGAGCTGGGCGTATTCCGAGGGGATGCCCAGGCGCTTGGGGAAGGGCACCGACGCCGCCAGCGCGTCCTTCACGTTCTGCGGCGCGCCCTGCATCAGCGGGGTCTCGAAGATGCCCGGCAAGATGGTGTTGACGCGAATGCCCTCGCTCATCAGGTCGCGCGCGATCGGCAGGGTCATGCCGACGACGCCGCCCTTCGATGCCGAATAGGCGGCCTGGCCCATCTGGCCGTCCTCGGCCGCGACGCTGGCGGTGTTGACGATCGCCCCGCGCTCGCCGTCTTCCAGCGGCTCGAGCGTCAGCATCCCCGCCGCCGACTTGGCGATGCAGCGGAAGGTGCCGACCAGGTTGATCTGGATCAGCCAGTTGAACGCGTCGAGCGGGAAGTGCTTGATGCTGCCATCGGTCTTGGACCGGCTGGCGGTCTTGATCGCGTTGCCGGTGCCCGCGCAGTTGACCAGGATGCGCTCCTGCCCGTGGGCGGCGCGGGCCTTGGCGAACCCGGCGTCGACGCTTTCGTCGGAAGTCACGTTGACCTCGCAGAACACGCCGCCGATCTCGGCGGCGACGGCCAGGCCCTTTTCCTCCTGCAGATCGAAGATCGCGACCTTGACCCCCTTGGCGGCGAGCGCGCGCGCGGTCGCGGCGCCGAGGCCCGAGGCGCCGCCAGTGACTACGGCGGCTACGGTGCTGTCGAGTTTCATGCGTATTCCCCTAATCAAAGATCCGATCGTCCCGAGCGAAGTCGAGGGACGCGAGCGCTGTGCTTGACGTGTCTCGACTTCGCTCGACACGAGCGAGAATTTGGTCCCCGCGAAAGTTCAGACCATCTCGACGATCGTGACGTTGGCGACCCCGCCGCCCTCGCACATCGTCTGCAGGCCGTATTTCTTGCCGCGTGCTTTCAGCGCGTGAAGCAGCGTGGCCATCAGCTTGGTGCCCGATGCGCCCAGCGGATGGCCCAGCGCGATCGCGCCGCCATTGACGTTGAGGCGCGTAGGATCGGCGCCGGTGTGCTTGAGCCAGGCCAGCGGCACGCCTGCGAACGCCTCGTTGACTTCGTAAAGGTCGATGTCGCCGATGCTCAGCCCGGCCTTGGCCAGCGCCTTGTCGGTGGCGAACAGCGGCTCTTCCAACATGATCACCGGATCGCCCGCGGTCACCGTCAGCGTGTGAACCCGCGCCAGCGGGGTCAGGCCGTAACGCTTGAGCGCCTCTTCCGAGACGACCAGCGCCGCCGACGACCCATCGCAGATCTGGCTGGAACTGGCCGCGGTCAGCGAACCTTCGGGCTGGAGCAGCTTGACCCCGGCGATGCTTTCCAGCGTCGCATCGAAGCGGATGCCCTCGTCGACGGTGTGCTGCGCCTCGCCCTCGGGGGTCTCGATCGTGATCGGCACGATCTCGGCGGTGAACGCCCCGGCCTGGGTCGCGGCGATGGCCTTCTGGTGGCTTTCGTAGGCGAAGCGGTCGAGATCGTCCTTGGTGAAGCCGTGCTTCTTGACGAGCATTTCCGCGCCCATGAACTGCGACCACATGATCCCGGGATACTTGGCTTCAAGCCCCGGTGATTTGTAGTGGCCCAGCCCTTCCTTGACATGGAACATGCTCGTGCTGCCCATCGGCACGCGGGTCATGCTCTCGATGCCCGCGGCGATCACCACGTCCTGGGTGCCCGACATCACCGCCTGCGCGGCGAACTGGATCGCCTGCTGGCTCGATCCGCACTGCCGGTCGATCGTCACCGCCGGGGTCGATTCCGGCAGCAGTTTCGACGCCAGCACCGCGTTGCGGCCAACCTGCCCGGCCTGCTGGCCGCCCTGG
Protein-coding sequences here:
- the maiA gene encoding maleylacetoacetate isomerase, encoding MGEAVLHDYWRSSAAYRVRIVLNLKGILWRGLPLDMIGGEHKHDDYTALNPQGLVPTLEIDGHVLTQSLAIIDYLDATHKTPAMVSADPARRARTLAQALIVAADIHPVNNMRILNALRSDFGASEEQVRLWVQRWIAEGFAALERMAPEAGLFGGDMPDLADVCLVPQMYNARRFELDLTPYPRLVRIDAAARALDPVARAAPEAVRAG
- a CDS encoding crotonase/enoyl-CoA hydratase family protein, translating into MSDFTQILYEVADGIATITLHRPDKMNAFTRTMMAELIAAFDRSDADDAVRAVIVTGHGERAFCAGADLTPEGGGQVFSAPGQEADLGSEEVRDGGGRLTLRIYESKKPVIAACNGAAVGIGVTMQLAMDIRLASDNARYGFVFARRGIVPEAASSWFLPRLVGIQQALEWCYTARIFGAQEALDGGLVRSVHPQAELMDAARAIAREIADNTSAVSVAMTRAMLWRNAAQDHPMAAHRVDSRAIYRLSKSADAAEGVQSFLAKRPPAFPGKVSSDMPDFYPWWDEAKYE
- a CDS encoding MarR family winged helix-turn-helix transcriptional regulator, whose translation is MPANSTRLADFMPYRLSVTTNIVSDLIAGRYRSRFGLKIPEWRVMAVLGDAGALTQRALVGATRMDKVAVNRACKVLEERGLAARSPNAHDGRSHHLELTPAGRDMFEQIMPMALDMETRLFACLTARETDLLKATLGKLDRQATAMLGETG
- a CDS encoding acetyl-CoA C-acetyltransferase, with translation MPAAYIVDAVRTAGGRRGGRLAGVHPVDLAAASLDHLVSLTGMDPGAIEDVIMGCVSQGGQQAGQVGRNAVLASKLLPESTPAVTIDRQCGSSQQAIQFAAQAVMSGTQDVVIAAGIESMTRVPMGSTSMFHVKEGLGHYKSPGLEAKYPGIMWSQFMGAEMLVKKHGFTKDDLDRFAYESHQKAIAATQAGAFTAEIVPITIETPEGEAQHTVDEGIRFDATLESIAGVKLLQPEGSLTAASSSQICDGSSAALVVSEEALKRYGLTPLARVHTLTVTAGDPVIMLEEPLFATDKALAKAGLSIGDIDLYEVNEAFAGVPLAWLKHTGADPTRLNVNGGAIALGHPLGASGTKLMATLLHALKARGKKYGLQTMCEGGGVANVTIVEMV
- a CDS encoding fumarylacetoacetate hydrolase family protein, with translation MKLASLPQGRDGRLVVVSDDLAWYAEAGHIVPTLQGLLDDWERLAPEVGSLAIELAHEAIPRLRFHEREAAAPLPRAFQWVDGSAYVNHVELVRQARGAQLPESFWTDPLMYQGGSDDLRGARDPITLADEAWGCDCEAEIVVVTGDVPQGVTPEAALDHIRLVGLVNDVSLRNLIPGELAKGFGFVQAKPASHFSPVFVTPAALGEAWRDGKLHLPLHVDINGQAFGRAEAGEECTFDFGVLIAHLAKTRRIGAGTLIGSGTVSNRDPDGSPGRPVAEGGRGYSCIAEQRMVETIRTGAPATPFLKYGDVVRIEARDFRGKSVFGAIEGEVVRG
- a CDS encoding TetR family transcriptional regulator encodes the protein MSEVLPLQADSPGARALLLETASAIMREGDIVDISLSELSLRSGLNSALVKYYFGNKAGLMKALLDRDMAAITHSVDALLRKDMDPEAKLSLHLGKMVDTYYATPYLNRLLMRLVRDSDPEEARRIAETYLTPLQDAYDRLISEGVRAKVFRPIDPQLFYFSATGAADRFFSARLVLRHCFDQDTLTAELRDRYKAHIIDLIMAGIRA
- a CDS encoding SDR family NAD(P)-dependent oxidoreductase, with amino-acid sequence MKLDSTVAAVVTGGASGLGAATARALAAKGVKVAIFDLQEEKGLAVAAEIGGVFCEVNVTSDESVDAGFAKARAAHGQERILVNCAGTGNAIKTASRSKTDGSIKHFPLDAFNWLIQINLVGTFRCIAKSAAGMLTLEPLEDGERGAIVNTASVAAEDGQMGQAAYSASKGGVVGMTLPIARDLMSEGIRVNTILPGIFETPLMQGAPQNVKDALAASVPFPKRLGIPSEYAQLALTMIECGYFNGEDVRLDGAIRMAPR